Proteins from one Mixophyes fleayi isolate aMixFle1 chromosome 9, aMixFle1.hap1, whole genome shotgun sequence genomic window:
- the LOC142101494 gene encoding olfactory receptor 5B12-like, producing the protein MHANQTDVHYFIIKGISDDPNLQFPIFLLVLLIYLITLCGNFTILLACRDPQLHTPMYFFLGNLSIVDICSSTVSLHKTLTNFISGDNIVSFLACMTQMYMFGSLGGLELLILTAMSYDRYVAICKPLRYHTVINTRTCAIMASACWVLGFLQILPPAAIVFNFSCYLSIEINHFFCDIVPVMKISCDDTSLVEMVFFIEGLFPSMFTQFVLTFVSYIFIIVAILKIRSGTGRRKAFYTCSSHLSVVTLLYTTLFSQYLTPNLSNTLESKKLFALFNTAAVPMLNPLIYSLKNKDVKKTLKRVIGKVK; encoded by the coding sequence ATGCATGCAAACCAGACAGATGTCCATTATTTCATCATTAAAGGGATATCAGATGACCCCAACCTGCAGTTTCCCATCTTCCTTCTGGTTCTTCTCATTTATCTGATCACCCTATGTGGTAACTTCACCATTCTTCTTGCTTGTCGGGACCCTCAGCTCCACACTCCCATGTACTTCTTCCTGGGCAACTTGTCCATAGTCGACATCTGTTCTTCTACTGTCTCTTTGCATAAGACTCTTACAAATTTCATTTCTGGTGATAACATAGTTTCATTTCTTGCTTGTATGACACAGATGTACATGTTTGGATCCTTGGGAGGTCTGGAGCTGTTGATCCTGACAGCCATGAGTTATGATCGGTATGTGGCCATCTGTAAGCCTTTGCGCTATCACACGGTTATAAATACTAGAACATGTGCTATAATGGCTTCTGCCTGCTGGGTGCTGGGATTTTTGCAAATCCTTCCTCCTGCTGCTATTGTTTTTAACTTTTCTTGCTATTTGTCCATTGAGATCAACCACTTCTTTTGTGACATTGTCCCTGTGATGAAAATTTCCTGCGACGATACATCCTTGGTGGAAATGGTGTTCTTCATAGAAGGATTGTTTCCTTCAATGTTTACTCAATTTGTTCTCACTTTTGtttcttatatttttataatagtcGCCATACTGAAGATCCGTTCAGGTACTGGCAGGCGTAAAGCCTTCTACACATGTTCCTCACACCTCTCGGTCGTTACACTGCTGTACACAACACTCTTCAGTCAGTATCTGACACCAAACCTAAGCAACACCTTAGAGTCCAAAAAACTGTTTGCTCTATTTAACACAGCTGCTGTCCCCATGCTCAATCCATTAATCTACagcttaaaaaataaagatgtgaAGAAAACTCTGAAAAGGGTTATAGGGAAGGTTAAATAA
- the LOC142101493 gene encoding olfactory receptor 8G17-like: MCSSNVTTLKYFTINGISDVPELQVPIFLLVLSMYLISFGGNMTILLLVCLDSHLHTPMYFFLGNLSALDMSSTTITLHKVLVIFVSHDKIVSFIACMAQMFVFSSFSCDSLFILTAMSYDRYVAICNPLRYSTVMSPKVCILLAIVCWALGFSQILPILVFLASFTIYKSSNINHFFCDIVPLMRLSCNDTSSLELFIFINGIFMSTFPFLLTFFSYVFIILSVLKIKSNSGRRKAFYTCSSHLTVVILLYVTLGCQYLIPTSQDNLDSNKMFSLFNTAAVPMLNPVIYSLKNKHVKSALRRRLKCQVAI, from the coding sequence ATGTGTTCTTCAAATGTCACAACTTTGAAATATTTTACTATAAATGGTATTTCAGATGTCCCCGAGCTGCAGGTTCCTATCTTCCTTCTGGTCTTATCAATGTATCTCATCAGCTTTGGTGGTAACATGACCATTCTTCTACTGGTCTGCCTGGATAGTCATCTCCACACTCCCATGTACTTCTTTCTGGGCAACTTGTCAGCCTTGGACATGTCTTCAACAACAATTACGCTTCATAAAGTTCTCGTTATTTTTGTATCTCATGACAAAATTGTTTCTTTCATTGCCTGCATGGCCCAAATGTTCGTGTTTTCATCCTTTTCCTGTGATAGCTTATTTATTCTTACAGCAATGAGTTATGACCGCTATGTGGCCATCTGTAATCCTTTACGCTACTCAACAGTCATGAGTCCTAAAGTATGCATCTTGTTGGCCATAGTCTGCTGGGCCCTAGGTTTTTCACAAATTCTTCCTATACTTGTTTTTCTCGCAAGCTTCACAATTTATAAATCGAGTAACATCAATCATTTTTTCTGTGACATCGTGCCACTAATGAGACTATCCTGCAACGACACGTCGTCCTTAGAACTTTTCATTTTTATCAATGGAATTTTTATGTCTACCTTCCCGTTTCTCCTAACATTCTTCTCGTATGTCTTCATTATTCTCTCCGTGCTGAAGATCAAGTCTAATTCCGGCAGACGTAAAGCCTTCTACACATGTTCCTCACACCTTACAGTTGTGATTCTTCTATATGTGACACTTGGCTGCCAGTACTTGATACCAACCTCACAAGATAATTTGGACTCTaataaaatgttttctctttttaaCACAGCAGCTGTTCCCATGTTAAACCCAGTGATTTACAGTTTGAAAAATAAACATGTGAAGTCAGCCTTAAGAAGGAGATTGAAGTGTCAAGTTGCCATATAA